One part of the Marinobacterium rhizophilum genome encodes these proteins:
- a CDS encoding LysR substrate-binding domain-containing protein: MKRFDFNQLVTFVSIVEAGSISKAAVSLHRTQAAISIQLKKLEESVGKPLLLRNYNSISLTHEGETLLAYARKILALADEAYHAVNDDDIAGVVRFGVPDGYARSFIQDVLKRFIQRFPKIRLQIKNAPSPLLFRSLHQGDLDLILVTRSPQEPGGIIVRKEKLVWVGASDYVPDLSAPIPLALYEQGCDYRRRVLDVLNKHGLESYVAFECQGVTGFDIAISNGLAISAMSASLVKAGEWRILDECASLPDLGNIEIELHRSAGESSEAISCFAKELEAHITNLG, translated from the coding sequence ATGAAGCGTTTTGATTTCAATCAGCTGGTCACCTTTGTCTCCATTGTCGAGGCGGGCAGTATCTCCAAGGCCGCGGTGTCGTTGCACCGTACCCAGGCGGCGATCAGCATCCAGCTGAAAAAGCTGGAAGAGTCGGTGGGCAAGCCCCTGCTGCTGCGCAATTACAACAGCATCAGCCTGACCCACGAAGGTGAAACGCTGCTGGCCTATGCGCGCAAGATCCTGGCCCTGGCCGACGAGGCCTACCATGCGGTGAACGATGACGATATCGCCGGTGTGGTGCGCTTTGGTGTGCCGGATGGCTATGCCCGCAGTTTCATCCAGGATGTGCTCAAGCGTTTTATCCAGCGTTTTCCCAAGATACGGCTGCAGATCAAGAATGCTCCGAGCCCCCTGCTGTTTCGCAGCCTGCATCAAGGCGACCTGGACCTGATTCTGGTGACCCGCTCACCGCAGGAGCCCGGCGGCATTATCGTGCGCAAGGAGAAACTGGTGTGGGTGGGTGCCAGCGATTACGTGCCCGACCTGTCGGCCCCCATTCCGCTGGCGCTCTATGAGCAGGGCTGTGACTATCGCCGCCGGGTGCTGGATGTGCTGAACAAGCACGGGCTTGAATCCTACGTTGCCTTTGAATGCCAGGGCGTAACGGGCTTTGATATCGCGATCTCGAACGGGTTGGCCATCTCGGCCATGTCCGCCTCCCTCGTTAAGGCAGGGGAGTGGCGTATTCTGGATGAGTGCGCGTCGCTGCCGGACCTGGGGAACATCGAGATCGAACTGCACCGCAGCGCAGGCGAAAGCAGCGAGGCCATCAGCTGTTTTGCCAAGGAACTGGAAGCGCATATAACCAACCTCGGTTAA